In one window of Dyella thiooxydans DNA:
- a CDS encoding lipocalin-like domain-containing protein has translation MRTSPARRFFAAAGLVAGLAAATGAPAGDAPAGFPLAGTWTLVAADALHPDGTRSSDYGAAPKGLLMVDRQGRYSLQIFRAERPHFANGDKAHGSLVEYQGAVKGSSTHYGTLELDAKRHLLVFHIDGASFPNWEGQQQRRTFELRGNVLSYRVPPRPDGDVPISVWRRIGADMAR, from the coding sequence ATGCGTACATCTCCCGCACGCCGCTTCTTCGCCGCCGCCGGCCTGGTCGCGGGCCTCGCCGCGGCCACCGGTGCACCGGCTGGTGACGCTCCCGCGGGTTTCCCGCTGGCCGGTACCTGGACCCTGGTGGCTGCCGACGCGTTGCACCCGGACGGCACGCGATCCAGCGACTACGGCGCCGCTCCCAAGGGGCTGCTGATGGTCGACCGGCAGGGCCGCTACTCGCTGCAGATCTTCCGCGCCGAGCGCCCGCATTTCGCCAACGGCGACAAGGCCCACGGCAGCCTCGTCGAATACCAGGGCGCGGTAAAAGGCTCGAGCACGCATTACGGCACCCTGGAGCTCGACGCGAAGCGCCACCTGCTGGTGTTCCACATCGACGGCGCCTCGTTCCCCAACTGGGAGGGCCAGCAGCAGCGCCGCACCTTCGAACTGCGCGGCAACGTGCTCAGCTACCGCGTGCCGCCGCGGCCGGACGGCGACGTGCCGATCTCGGTATGGCGACGGATCGGGGCTGACATGGCCCGCTGA
- a CDS encoding DUF1398 domain-containing protein gives MDDRTRAIIVSAFEASSQGRIHFGDMIGQLMQARVESYHVDYRAGRATCYLPDGDTLDVGVELPPRGIADTFDAEALRAAIRGAQQGQLMYPQFKQLSQAAGCCSYTVWIAGRHVTYAGRHGDTHVERFPD, from the coding sequence ATGGACGACCGCACCCGCGCAATCATCGTCTCCGCCTTCGAGGCATCCAGCCAGGGCCGCATCCATTTCGGCGACATGATCGGGCAGTTGATGCAGGCCCGGGTGGAGTCCTACCACGTCGACTACCGCGCCGGCCGCGCGACCTGCTACCTGCCCGACGGCGACACGCTGGATGTCGGTGTCGAGCTTCCCCCGCGAGGCATCGCCGACACCTTCGACGCCGAGGCCCTGCGTGCTGCGATCCGGGGCGCGCAGCAAGGCCAGCTGATGTACCCGCAGTTCAAGCAGCTGTCGCAGGCGGCGGGCTGTTGCAGCTACACGGTGTGGATCGCCGGCCGGCACGTCACCTACGCGGGCCGCCATGGCGACACACACGTCGAACGCTTTCCCGACTGA
- a CDS encoding MarR family winged helix-turn-helix transcriptional regulator — MAARSSGTPVSPLEAHLGFWLRFVSNHVSARFQQQLEQRDISISEWVALRTLWAQPETRHAGLVRALGMTKGATSKVVSRLEHKGLAQRARAGDGTGGQALLLTAAGRALVPRLARVADANDAHFFGHLPAKQRQALMDAMQGLVKHHRLQQVPTT; from the coding sequence ATGGCCGCCCGCTCATCCGGAACTCCCGTTTCCCCGCTGGAAGCCCATCTGGGCTTCTGGCTGCGCTTCGTCTCCAACCACGTGTCCGCCCGCTTCCAGCAGCAACTGGAGCAACGGGACATCAGCATCTCGGAATGGGTGGCGCTGCGCACCTTGTGGGCGCAGCCGGAAACCCGCCATGCCGGGCTGGTCCGCGCGCTTGGCATGACCAAGGGCGCAACCTCCAAGGTGGTGTCGCGACTGGAGCACAAGGGCCTGGCGCAGCGCGCCCGCGCCGGGGACGGCACGGGCGGACAGGCGCTGCTACTCACCGCCGCCGGGCGGGCACTGGTGCCGCGGCTGGCCCGGGTGGCCGACGCCAACGACGCGCACTTCTTCGGCCACCTGCCCGCGAAACAGCGGCAGGCCCTGATGGACGCCATGCAGGGGCTGGTGAAGCACCACCGGCTGCAGCAGGTGCCCACCACCTGA